The following proteins are encoded in a genomic region of Sphingopyxis sp. YF1:
- a CDS encoding transglutaminase family protein, which translates to MRLRVEHTTRYHYDAPVAYALQQVRLTPKERPGQQLIHHWDIAVEGGERQLHYTDHHGNGVDLVAVHGGADELVIRCTGEVELVTWDGVIGPHRGAMPLWTFLRPTLLTRAGRGVRALVAELGRDFASDIERAHALSAAIIGRLAYRIGVTDAETTAEQALGGDGGVCQDHAHIFIAAMRHLGHPARYVSGYLMMNDRTHQDATHAWAEAHFEHIGWIGFDVSNGHSPDQRYIRVATGLDYRDAAPVRGMRYGAAQENLVVQLQVQQ; encoded by the coding sequence ATGCGTCTGCGCGTCGAGCACACCACCCGCTATCATTATGACGCTCCCGTCGCCTATGCGCTCCAGCAGGTCCGACTGACGCCGAAGGAACGACCGGGGCAGCAGCTGATCCACCACTGGGACATCGCGGTCGAGGGCGGCGAGCGCCAGCTTCACTACACCGACCATCACGGCAACGGCGTCGATCTGGTCGCGGTGCACGGCGGCGCCGACGAACTGGTCATCCGCTGCACCGGCGAGGTCGAGCTGGTGACGTGGGACGGGGTGATCGGCCCGCACCGCGGCGCGATGCCGCTGTGGACCTTTCTGCGCCCGACGCTGCTGACGCGCGCCGGGCGCGGGGTGCGTGCGCTGGTCGCCGAGCTGGGGCGCGACTTCGCCTCCGACATCGAGCGCGCGCATGCGCTGTCGGCGGCGATCATCGGCCGGCTCGCCTATCGCATCGGCGTCACCGATGCCGAGACGACCGCCGAACAGGCGCTCGGCGGCGACGGCGGCGTGTGCCAGGACCATGCGCATATCTTCATCGCCGCGATGCGCCACCTCGGTCATCCGGCGCGCTATGTCTCGGGCTATCTGATGATGAACGACCGGACGCACCAGGACGCGACGCACGCGTGGGCGGAGGCGCATTTCGAGCATATCGGCTGGATCGGCTTCGACGTCAGCAACGGCCACTCGCCCGACCAGCGCTATATCCGGGTCGCGACCGGGCTCGATTATCGCGACGCCGCCCCGGTTCGCGGCATGCGCTATGGTGCGGCGCAGGAAAATCTGGTTGTCCAATTGCAGGTCCAGCAATAA
- a CDS encoding peptidase, which translates to MTYCVGMRLNKGLVFMSDTRTNAGVDDISQVRKMRSWHLPGERVITLMSAGNLATTQAVVSLLDERTKAPEDRHPSILAAPSMFAVATIVGETLRQIVMRHSPEGPAAESLFRASLIVGGQIRGSEPRLFLIYPEGNFIEAGEDNPFFQIGETKYGRPIIVRSYDPAMSFEDAVKLLCVSFDSTIRANAGVDLPIDLKIHERDDFVSVRERRFERNDPYFESVSDGWAEALGVALAELPDFHF; encoded by the coding sequence ATGACCTATTGCGTCGGCATGCGTTTGAACAAGGGGCTGGTGTTCATGTCGGACACGCGCACCAACGCGGGCGTCGACGACATTTCGCAGGTCCGCAAGATGCGCAGCTGGCACCTGCCGGGCGAGCGCGTCATCACCTTGATGTCGGCGGGCAATCTGGCGACGACGCAGGCGGTGGTCAGCCTGCTCGACGAACGCACCAAGGCGCCCGAGGACCGGCACCCGTCGATCCTCGCCGCGCCGTCGATGTTCGCGGTGGCGACGATCGTCGGCGAGACGCTGCGCCAGATCGTGATGCGCCACAGCCCCGAGGGCCCCGCCGCCGAATCGCTGTTTCGCGCCTCGCTGATCGTCGGCGGCCAGATCAGGGGCTCCGAACCGCGGCTGTTCCTGATCTATCCCGAGGGCAATTTCATCGAGGCGGGCGAGGACAATCCCTTCTTCCAGATCGGCGAGACCAAATATGGGCGGCCGATCATCGTGCGCTCCTACGACCCCGCGATGTCGTTCGAGGATGCGGTGAAACTGCTCTGCGTCTCGTTCGATTCGACGATCCGCGCCAACGCCGGGGTCGACCTGCCGATCGACCTCAAGATCCACGAACGCGACGATTTCGTGAGCGTGCGCGAACGCCGCTTCGAGCGCAACGACCCCTATTTCGAAAGCGTGTCCGACGGCTGGGCCGAGGCGCTGGGAGTCGCGCTGGCGGAACTGCCCGACTTTCATTTCTAG
- a CDS encoding MFS transporter encodes MTDTTARLPASPDLAPVAAPRQEGPKLVVQIVGAVAFAHLLNDLIQAVLPAIYPMLKDKYHLSFGEIGWIALIYQFTASLLQPWVGLYTDKRPLPYLLPLGMFVTLVGIGGLAMATSYPALILASAVIGVGSATFHPEASRVARMASGGRFGTAQSAFQVGGNTGSALGPIVASAIILPFGQTAVGWLAFAAIAAIWVLFAVTRWRIREAAAQPVARGPAEVSPYSRREIVRALSAIGILMFAKFIYIGAFTNYFTFYLIERFDLSVRESQFYLFCFLAAVAAGTFAGGPVGDRIGRKAVIWTSFLGVAPFAMILPHANLFWTAVFAISIGLIMSSAFAALVVYAQEMVPGRVGLVSGLMFGLMFGISGIGAAGLGQLADIHGIVWVYEFCAWLPLLGLATILLPGAPPPRRTA; translated from the coding sequence ATGACCGACACCACCGCCCGCCTGCCTGCATCTCCCGATCTCGCTCCCGTTGCCGCGCCGCGGCAGGAGGGACCGAAGCTGGTCGTGCAGATCGTCGGCGCGGTCGCCTTCGCGCATCTCCTCAACGACCTGATCCAGGCCGTGCTTCCCGCCATCTATCCGATGCTCAAGGACAAATATCATCTGAGCTTCGGCGAGATCGGCTGGATCGCGCTGATCTACCAGTTCACGGCATCGCTGCTCCAGCCGTGGGTGGGCCTTTATACCGACAAGCGCCCGCTGCCCTATCTGCTGCCGCTCGGAATGTTCGTCACGCTGGTCGGCATCGGCGGGCTCGCGATGGCAACCAGCTATCCGGCGCTGATCCTCGCATCGGCCGTCATCGGCGTGGGGTCGGCAACCTTCCACCCCGAAGCTTCGCGCGTCGCGCGCATGGCGTCGGGCGGGCGCTTCGGTACCGCCCAGTCGGCGTTTCAGGTCGGCGGCAACACGGGTTCGGCGCTCGGTCCGATCGTCGCCTCGGCGATCATCCTGCCCTTCGGCCAGACCGCCGTCGGCTGGCTCGCTTTTGCCGCCATCGCGGCGATCTGGGTGCTGTTCGCGGTGACCCGCTGGCGCATCAGGGAGGCCGCAGCGCAGCCGGTCGCCAGGGGCCCGGCGGAGGTTTCACCGTACAGCCGCCGCGAAATCGTCCGCGCCCTGTCGGCGATCGGCATCCTGATGTTCGCGAAATTCATCTATATCGGCGCGTTCACCAACTATTTCACCTTCTACCTCATCGAGCGCTTCGACCTTAGCGTGCGCGAATCCCAGTTCTATCTTTTCTGCTTCCTCGCCGCGGTCGCCGCCGGAACCTTTGCCGGCGGTCCGGTGGGCGACCGGATCGGCCGAAAGGCGGTCATCTGGACATCCTTCCTGGGGGTCGCGCCGTTCGCGATGATCCTGCCGCACGCCAACCTGTTCTGGACCGCGGTCTTCGCGATTTCGATCGGCCTGATCATGTCATCGGCGTTCGCCGCGCTCGTCGTCTATGCGCAGGAGATGGTCCCGGGACGCGTCGGCCTCGTGTCGGGGCTGATGTTCGGCCTGATGTTCGGGATCAGCGGGATCGGCGCGGCCGGCCTCGGGCAGCTGGCGGACATCCACGGTATCGTGTGGGTGTATGAGTTCTGCGCCTGGCTGCCGCTGCTCGGGCTCGCGACGATCCTGCTTCCCGGCGCCCCGCCGCCGCGCCGGACCGCCTGA
- a CDS encoding helix-turn-helix transcriptional regulator, with protein sequence MMDFYPDANDHVARPLVAIGHDYPDSYELAEHRHRRSQFLYAATGVMAVSTPNGAWVAPPERAVWIPAGTPHSVRMVGAVQTRSVLVEPGECAGRGGECQVVGVSSLLRQLLGAAAEVPPEYEVAGRDGLVMRLLMAEIERAPSIPLAVPFPTHAALARRCHEFLERPSAATTIDEWAGAMAINRRSFTRLFRRETGMSFAEWRQQACLSAALPKLAAGEAITSIAYDLGYDGPGNFSTMFKRILGVAPSRYLKP encoded by the coding sequence ATGATGGATTTTTACCCCGACGCGAATGATCATGTCGCGCGCCCGCTGGTCGCGATCGGCCACGACTATCCCGATTCCTACGAGCTTGCCGAACATCGCCATCGCCGCAGCCAGTTTCTCTACGCCGCGACGGGCGTGATGGCGGTGAGCACGCCTAACGGAGCGTGGGTCGCCCCGCCCGAACGCGCGGTCTGGATTCCCGCCGGCACGCCGCATTCGGTCCGCATGGTCGGTGCGGTGCAAACGCGCAGCGTCCTTGTCGAACCCGGTGAATGCGCGGGGCGGGGCGGCGAATGCCAGGTCGTCGGCGTCTCGTCGCTGTTGCGCCAGCTGCTCGGTGCCGCGGCCGAGGTGCCGCCCGAATATGAGGTTGCGGGGCGCGACGGACTGGTCATGCGGCTGCTGATGGCGGAAATCGAGCGCGCGCCGTCGATCCCCCTCGCGGTGCCCTTTCCGACGCACGCGGCGCTCGCCCGGCGGTGCCACGAATTTCTGGAACGGCCGAGCGCGGCGACGACGATCGACGAATGGGCGGGCGCGATGGCGATCAACCGGCGCAGCTTCACGCGGCTCTTCCGCCGCGAAACGGGGATGAGCTTCGCCGAATGGCGCCAGCAGGCCTGTCTGTCGGCGGCGCTGCCCAAGCTGGCCGCGGGCGAGGCGATCACCTCGATCGCCTACGACCTCGGTTACGACGGCCCCGGCAATTTCTCGACGATGTTCAAGCGGATCCTGGGGGTCGCGCCGAGCCGGTATCTGAAACCCTAG
- a CDS encoding glutaminase yields MPDLARCLAEAYDIALPHRGKGKVADYIPALARVDPMRFGMALALPDGTLHVAGDADMPFSIQSVSKVFTLALALRRVGTGLWDSVGREPSGSAFNSIVQLESEAGIPRNPLINAGAIATTDRLIDGRDADVVTQEILDFVRARAGDDGVGIDLDVALSESQTGARNRSLAHFMDAFGTLRHPVETALGVYFRQCAIAMSCRQLARAGLFLAMAGRDPLTGEQLVEAHRARRINAIMMLCGHYDNSGEFAFRVGLPGKSGVGGGILCIAPGQGSIAVWSPGLDDAGTSLVGAIALEHFAYAAGWSVFD; encoded by the coding sequence ATGCCCGACCTCGCCCGCTGCCTGGCCGAAGCCTATGACATCGCCCTGCCGCATCGCGGGAAGGGCAAGGTCGCCGACTATATCCCGGCGCTGGCGCGGGTCGATCCGATGCGCTTCGGCATGGCGCTCGCGCTCCCCGACGGCACGCTCCATGTCGCGGGCGACGCCGACATGCCCTTTTCGATCCAGTCGGTGTCGAAGGTCTTCACGCTGGCGCTCGCACTGCGCCGCGTCGGCACCGGCCTGTGGGACAGCGTCGGCCGCGAACCGTCGGGCAGCGCGTTCAACTCGATCGTCCAGCTGGAGAGCGAAGCGGGCATTCCGCGCAACCCGCTGATCAACGCGGGGGCGATCGCCACCACCGACCGGTTGATCGACGGGCGCGACGCCGATGTCGTGACGCAGGAAATCCTCGACTTCGTCCGTGCCCGCGCCGGCGACGACGGGGTCGGCATCGACCTCGACGTCGCGCTGTCCGAATCGCAAACCGGCGCGCGCAACCGCAGCCTTGCGCATTTCATGGATGCGTTCGGGACCCTCCGTCACCCCGTCGAAACCGCGCTCGGCGTCTATTTCCGGCAATGCGCGATCGCGATGAGCTGCCGGCAACTCGCGCGCGCGGGCCTGTTCCTCGCGATGGCGGGGCGCGACCCGCTGACCGGCGAACAGCTCGTCGAGGCGCATCGCGCGCGGCGCATCAACGCGATCATGATGCTGTGCGGCCATTACGACAATTCGGGCGAATTCGCCTTTCGCGTCGGCCTGCCGGGCAAGAGCGGGGTCGGCGGCGGCATCCTGTGCATCGCGCCGGGGCAGGGATCGATCGCGGTCTGGTCGCCGGGGCTCGACGACGCCGGGACCTCGCTGGTCGGCGCGATCGCGCTCGAGCATTTCGCCTATGCGGCGGGGTGGTCGGTGTTCGATTGA
- a CDS encoding diguanylate cyclase, whose protein sequence is MPWTFLRTAALAAILTLLVVAPFGSASAHASAPPRIDSLCWATASLSQPSARIATSRLAWRCGDRRHSIAAERVLLRFDLGAGDPPPRYLFARRAALEAAHVLAIDADGVVRRTSAPARALLNARDGGYFKLPLPAVTPHTRQIIVAFDRPSHTMTLKRAWLAADDPGAGPVPTRALLLLAGLSGMLLMPLIFNAAFYRILREPFVLWHSALTVSLMLTVLVSSDLSAPLLGLPVMTLSWMTTLVFGLSVASGAMFTYSFVEPGQLHPRLRRALPYCAAAAVALSAFHAAFPFVARPIQSTVYTAAFAPILALFIWSMADALRRGSRAAKYQAIGWAPMVVVGLIRLVTGLSPALVSHDAMLLFYLGCVFEVLSTAMGVADRFMTLKDQRDRAQTEAELLDRLARCDPLTGLSNRRALEEDYPEARAQGFGALAVLDLDHFKAINDAHGHGVGDAVLKATAKALQPDADVRAFRLGGEEFVLLLRGDDPGEQAERRRQAIPAIVAQAVPGLSGPVTASMGVVALSPDTPADGGFNASFERADTLLYDAKLAGRNRARSDMSGSAHRTVADSAAAWSVAAR, encoded by the coding sequence ATGCCATGGACGTTCCTCCGCACTGCAGCTCTGGCGGCGATCCTGACCCTGCTGGTCGTGGCGCCCTTTGGCTCGGCGTCCGCGCACGCGTCGGCACCGCCCCGGATCGACAGCCTGTGCTGGGCAACGGCATCGCTGTCGCAGCCGTCGGCGCGAATCGCGACGTCGCGGCTGGCGTGGCGCTGCGGCGACCGGCGCCATTCGATTGCCGCCGAACGGGTGCTGCTGCGGTTCGATCTCGGCGCCGGCGACCCGCCGCCGCGCTATCTGTTCGCGCGCCGCGCCGCACTCGAGGCGGCCCACGTCCTCGCGATCGATGCCGACGGCGTCGTGCGCCGCACGAGCGCGCCCGCGCGCGCGCTGCTCAACGCCCGCGACGGCGGATATTTCAAGCTGCCGCTGCCGGCGGTCACGCCGCACACGCGCCAGATCATCGTCGCGTTCGACCGGCCCAGCCACACGATGACGCTCAAACGCGCCTGGCTCGCCGCGGACGACCCCGGCGCCGGGCCGGTTCCGACCCGCGCGCTGCTCCTCCTCGCCGGGCTGAGCGGCATGTTGCTGATGCCGCTCATCTTCAACGCCGCCTTCTATCGCATCCTGCGCGAGCCTTTCGTGCTCTGGCATTCGGCGCTGACCGTCTCGCTGATGCTCACCGTCCTCGTCTCGTCGGACCTGTCGGCGCCGCTGCTCGGCTTGCCGGTGATGACGCTCAGCTGGATGACGACGCTCGTCTTCGGCCTGTCGGTCGCCTCGGGGGCGATGTTCACCTACAGCTTCGTCGAACCCGGCCAGCTGCACCCCCGCCTGCGGCGCGCCCTGCCCTATTGCGCCGCCGCCGCGGTGGCGCTGAGCGCGTTCCACGCCGCCTTTCCGTTCGTGGCGCGCCCCATCCAGTCGACCGTCTACACCGCAGCCTTCGCGCCGATTCTCGCGCTCTTCATCTGGTCGATGGCCGACGCGCTCCGGCGCGGCAGCCGGGCGGCCAAATATCAGGCGATCGGATGGGCACCGATGGTCGTCGTCGGACTGATCCGGCTGGTGACCGGGCTTTCGCCCGCGCTGGTCAGCCACGATGCGATGCTGCTCTTCTATCTGGGCTGCGTGTTCGAAGTCCTGTCGACCGCGATGGGGGTTGCCGACCGCTTCATGACGCTCAAGGACCAGCGCGACCGCGCGCAGACCGAGGCCGAACTGCTCGACCGTCTGGCCCGATGCGATCCGCTGACCGGCCTGTCGAACCGGCGCGCGCTGGAGGAAGATTATCCCGAGGCGCGCGCGCAGGGTTTCGGCGCGCTTGCCGTCCTCGACCTCGATCATTTCAAGGCGATCAACGACGCCCATGGCCACGGGGTCGGCGACGCCGTGCTCAAGGCGACCGCAAAAGCGCTCCAGCCCGACGCCGATGTTCGGGCGTTCCGGCTCGGCGGCGAGGAATTCGTGCTCCTGCTGCGCGGCGATGATCCCGGCGAGCAGGCCGAACGCCGGCGACAGGCGATCCCCGCCATCGTCGCCCAGGCGGTGCCCGGCCTTTCGGGTCCGGTCACCGCAAGCATGGGGGTCGTCGCGCTGTCGCCCGACACCCCGGCCGACGGCGGCTTCAACGCGTCGTTCGAACGCGCCGACACATTGCTCTACGACGCCAAATTGGCGGGCCGCAATCGCGCCCGCTCCGACATGTCCGGCAGCGCGCACCGCACCGTCGCGGACAGCGCCGCCGCCTGGAGCGTTGCGGCCCGCTGA
- a CDS encoding VOC family protein: MVEASRPKGLASAVSYQDSKAAFRWLERAFGFDPLFVLLDEAGDLAHSEMGYGDSVVMIGNEWSDDHRSPKSIGGKNTQSVHVQLAAGEDIDAHCETARAAGADIIAEPATQFYGDRTYRARDPEGHIWTFGVTVEARTAAEWDAEGGFTTQTRLDD; this comes from the coding sequence ATGGTCGAAGCATCGCGCCCCAAGGGGCTTGCCAGCGCGGTCAGCTATCAGGACAGCAAGGCGGCGTTCCGCTGGCTGGAACGGGCGTTCGGATTCGACCCCCTGTTCGTGCTGCTCGACGAAGCCGGCGACCTCGCGCACAGCGAGATGGGCTACGGCGACAGCGTCGTCATGATCGGCAATGAATGGTCGGACGACCACAGAAGCCCCAAATCGATCGGCGGCAAGAACACCCAGTCGGTGCATGTCCAGCTCGCGGCGGGAGAGGATATCGACGCGCACTGCGAAACGGCGCGCGCCGCGGGCGCCGACATCATCGCCGAACCGGCAACGCAATTCTACGGCGACCGCACCTATCGCGCCCGGGATCCCGAGGGACATATCTGGACCTTCGGGGTCACGGTCGAAGCCCGCACCGCCGCCGAATGGGATGCCGAGGGCGGCTTTACCACGCAGACGCGGCTCGACGATTGA
- a CDS encoding metalloregulator ArsR/SmtB family transcription factor produces MNAAIDRTLAALADPKRRRAVELLGQRPHSAGELAGALGLAPPAMSRHLRALKAGGLVEDSHQAFDARVRIYRLRDGATDDLKRWLAETEALWAGQLAAFKAHVEHGG; encoded by the coding sequence TTGAACGCGGCGATCGACCGCACGCTCGCCGCGCTCGCCGATCCGAAACGGCGGCGCGCGGTCGAACTGCTGGGGCAGCGCCCGCACAGCGCGGGCGAACTGGCGGGCGCGCTCGGGCTGGCGCCGCCCGCGATGAGCCGCCATCTGCGCGCGCTGAAAGCGGGCGGGCTGGTCGAGGACAGCCACCAGGCGTTCGACGCGCGCGTCCGCATCTACCGGCTGCGCGACGGCGCGACCGACGACCTCAAGCGCTGGCTCGCCGAGACCGAGGCGCTGTGGGCCGGGCAGCTCGCCGCCTTCAAGGCGCATGTCGAGCACGGCGGGTGA
- a CDS encoding SRPBCC domain-containing protein, translating into MSAAVIVALRVAASPGRAFDVFTREIGTWWQSHPLFALSPDGDGTLRFDPEGPDGRLVTRFADGSEWEIGRVACWRPGERLAFGWRLPSFAAGQATAVDVRFEAVGAETRVTVEHRGWDGIPRGHAARHGFDLLLFQRRLGEHWRARLAALRGHA; encoded by the coding sequence GTGAGCGCCGCGGTGATCGTGGCGCTGCGCGTCGCGGCGTCGCCGGGGCGCGCGTTCGACGTCTTCACGCGCGAAATCGGCACCTGGTGGCAAAGCCACCCGCTGTTCGCGCTGTCGCCGGACGGCGACGGCACGCTGCGCTTTGATCCCGAGGGGCCCGACGGCCGGCTGGTCACGCGCTTCGCCGACGGGTCGGAGTGGGAGATCGGACGGGTCGCGTGCTGGCGGCCGGGCGAACGGCTCGCCTTCGGCTGGCGGCTTCCGAGCTTCGCCGCCGGTCAGGCGACCGCGGTCGATGTCCGCTTCGAGGCGGTCGGCGCCGAAACGCGCGTGACCGTCGAGCATCGCGGCTGGGACGGCATCCCGCGCGGGCACGCCGCACGCCACGGGTTCGACCTGCTGCTGTTCCAGCGCCGGCTGGGCGAACACTGGCGCGCGCGGCTCGCCGCGCTGCGCGGGCACGCCTGA
- the holA gene encoding DNA polymerase III subunit delta: protein MKTVKPGDLERQTRLDPAVRFVLLTGPDDATMETLGARLIGLAGREAERADFSNSQLSQDPSLLAVEAASMSLFASARVIRLEIAGSGDDCLAAVEALLVADTAVNPVIATGASITAKSKLVKLVEGSPHAVAAICYQPDRRALIGIAISAADEQGLRLGNAEAQSLIDLVSGDQTLMRRELEKVALYLDAGVDRRRQVSAADIAALGAATHEEDVSECINVALGGKVRELPAMLAQAAAVGVAEIRLIRALAIRAMQLARLRAEVDAGAHPASVVAAKSSGVFWKERDAVTAQLHIWDSVRIARLMTRLLDCERALKASGTAGAVLFRKLITDIAHQAARAR, encoded by the coding sequence GTGAAGACCGTCAAGCCTGGCGATCTCGAGCGCCAGACACGGCTCGACCCCGCGGTCCGTTTCGTCCTTCTCACCGGTCCCGACGATGCGACGATGGAAACGCTTGGCGCACGGTTGATCGGTCTTGCGGGCAGGGAGGCCGAGCGAGCCGATTTCTCGAATAGTCAATTGTCGCAGGACCCCTCGCTACTTGCTGTGGAGGCGGCGTCGATGTCGCTTTTCGCCAGTGCGCGCGTAATCCGGCTCGAAATCGCTGGCAGCGGTGACGATTGCCTTGCTGCGGTCGAGGCCCTGCTTGTCGCCGACACTGCGGTCAACCCGGTGATTGCAACCGGCGCTTCGATTACTGCCAAGTCGAAGCTCGTCAAACTCGTTGAAGGCTCGCCGCACGCCGTGGCTGCCATTTGTTATCAACCCGATCGTCGCGCGCTCATCGGCATTGCGATCAGCGCGGCGGACGAGCAGGGACTGAGGCTCGGTAACGCGGAAGCTCAATCGCTGATCGATCTCGTCTCGGGCGACCAGACACTGATGCGGCGCGAGCTTGAGAAGGTTGCGCTCTATCTCGATGCGGGGGTGGATCGGCGGCGGCAGGTGAGCGCTGCCGACATTGCAGCCTTAGGCGCCGCGACGCACGAGGAGGATGTCAGCGAATGCATCAACGTCGCGCTGGGCGGCAAGGTGCGCGAGCTGCCGGCGATGCTCGCGCAGGCGGCGGCGGTCGGGGTCGCCGAAATCCGGCTGATCCGCGCGCTCGCGATCCGCGCGATGCAACTCGCGCGGCTGCGCGCCGAGGTCGACGCCGGCGCGCACCCCGCGAGCGTCGTCGCGGCGAAGAGCAGCGGGGTGTTCTGGAAGGAACGCGACGCGGTGACCGCGCAGTTGCATATCTGGGATTCGGTGCGCATCGCGCGCCTGATGACGCGCTTGCTCGACTGCGAACGCGCGCTCAAGGCATCGGGCACCGCGGGCGCGGTCCTGTTCCGCAAGCTGATCACCGACATCGCGCACCAGGCGGCGCGCGCGCGCTGA